In the Zingiber officinale cultivar Zhangliang chromosome 5A, Zo_v1.1, whole genome shotgun sequence genome, TTTGAATCTACCATGCATTTGATTAATGGTTTTATTGGTCTTCATGGTGAAGGTTTGAAGTTGGCccaccaagagatctctcttggctctccttgattcttcattcaactcaatgagatttttccaaagttctttggcGGAGTTGAATGATCCTACTTTACTTAATTGATCCTTGGAGAGTCCATATTGTAGGGTTGTTGTGGCCTTTGcgtttgcttgagccttctttgaCATCTCTTTTGTTTAATCCTTGGTTGGAAGAGGTGCTCCAAACTCATCCTTTGGTTTTTCGAATCCATCTACAATaataaatcaattttcaatatcattcattaaGTAATACTTCATCCTACTTTTCCAATGTGTGAAGTTATTGCCATCAAACAAAGGTGGTCGAGCGATGCTATATTTCTCTTGAAATGTTATCTTGATGCTCGGTTGATGGTGAGTTCTTCCGAGGTGactcgggctctgataccacttgttaggactttTATGTTTAACTAGAAGGGGTGAATAGTCTTTCTTCGATTTCTCCCTAGAACTTTGTTAGCGGAAACACAAACAATGGAAAAGCTAGAATAAAAATCTAAGAAATGCAATGCTAACTACTTAATTTACTTGGTCCTCACCTCctagaggtgactaattcaaggatccacactGATGAGCACACTtccactataaacttctccttctcgaatcaagcacgaaggtggagaaacctttacgagatgatctcttcctcttacaTGATGAAAGATGAGCGTAGAAGGAAGAGATTGAGAGTATGGAAGCTTGAGATCACTTGAAAAGCCTAAGGATGCTTTAGCATGAAAGAGTTCTTGTGTTTTTCTCCAAGCTCTCAAGCCTTTTATATTTGAGGCTAATTTTTAAAACCCCGATTGCCAATCGATTGATggatgcatcagtcgactggtaacaagtAACGACTACTGTTCCTTTAAAGATCTTCGGGAATTCTGTCCGTTATCAGCTCAATGGTATTATACAAGTTGACTGCCCTCATGGATCAGTCAACTGATAGGTTGCTGCAAACTCTGTGAATTTCTAGATcaaacatcagtcgactgatacgccTCAAGCTGAGTTTTAAATAACTCAAGTATGATCCTTTCATATTTTAAGCTTACCCTTAGCCTAGACTTACTCCTTAAAGCACCTTCCATCAACCTCGCCCTTAGGATGTTTTCGAGCCCACGACTCCTCATCCTTGTGCTTGCCTTCAAGTGCTTCCTTCAACTATGTCATGCTAAGTTTTCTTAGAGGTCACACCTCCAGGACTTCACCACTAAGAGCCACGCTCTAGGACTTCATTCGCAAAGACTATCTTCTTGGGCTTtccttgccaagtcttcatacctgGACTTTCCTTTGTAAATACTACTCAACATTCATGTTAGGCCACTAACAttacctaacttaaacttatttagcTAAACATCAAAAGTAAATGATACTTGGAGCAAGATTGCTCCAATAAGGCAGAGAGGTAAAAGGGTGTGACTGTGAGCAGCGAGCTTTAGGGTTGAGGGAAAAATTAGAAACTGATGTGAAGGAAGAGAGGAGCAAAGGAAGAGGTGGAGAGGCACGAGGGAGTGACCGTGGGTGGCGAggagtttagggtttagggaaaGACCGAAATGGGGCGAGCAAAGGAAGAGATAGATTAAAAAAATTTCGACGAAGGAAGAGAGGCGAGGGattaaaacaaaaaacaaaaatagTGTCAGATTTGCCTTGTCGGATCGTCGCCCATAGTCGCTCATTTAAGTGACAAAAGGTGAAGTGCTTGCCCCTAGCGTTCCCACCATCTCGCCCCAGGATCAACATGAAGGAGGTAAATTACGATGATTGAAGAGACAAGTGGATTGGGGGGGGGTGAGTTATACGTGGTGCAAGGATTTACACCCCGCCAATCCCGAGGTTTGACCCTTGACCTCAAGTTACAAACCTCCATCCACTTATCACCTCAGTTATGTCTGTGGGGGCCACAGTCGCCCATTAAGGCTACGTTTGGTGAGGTGTAATCAAtattgtaatgtaatcaagatatATTACAATATTGATTACTTTTTTTGATATATTCTTAAAGTTGTATTGTAATATAGATTACAAAAGACAATAAAGTTTTGTAATCTAAATTACAAGGCCAACAACACTTAATCCAGATTATATTCTAAGCTCaatatttaactaaaatttaaatgtcaaatataaCCCTAGTTCATTTCCTGTACCAACTGGTCATTGATGCCACTGTCACCGTTGCCAATCATCGCTCGCTGCTGTCAGTCGCTGTTGTCACTAGTCGTCGTCGCCGCAGCCGCCACTTGCTGCCACCACCGCTCGTCGCCCTCAGCCCGCTACCTGCCACCACTGTCGACCGTCGCCGCCTCCGGTAGAGGTTGCataatatttttatcattttataataatacaaattatatttcttataaaaaataatggataccaaataaaagaatgtaatcaaagattacatacaagtttttttttacaaaatgtaGTAATGTAATATTAATTACATTATATTATATTACAAAGTTTATTAAATTACAAGTTTAATTACATTATCCCTAACCAAACATAGCCGAAGGGTATGCAGGATAACACCATCATTTTATTCAACTTTGGAAAAATGTATCTATTTATCCAATATATATCATTGGAATATGAACTTTATGCCCTCGGGCTTGACCGAGTTGGTCATCACATAGTAGAGTTGTAGAaagtgttgaattttgttttaaaaaattcaaagtattttttggagtatttttagtcccacattgctaagtggagaagcttggaagggcttatataggaagcccttccatccttgcttagcaataataagaggacctacacgcatgcgcgggccaagcccaaatcgagtggaggTAGCAGAAGCAAAGTGTGCGTCCCTCCTCTGCAttgcttcaagtgtataaatacacttcctcacttCCTTCTCAATTCACTCCAGAAAGCATAGCAttccttctcccttgctttctacttcttcttcttcttcttctttctttctaaattctgaggcttggttcgcgatctgaggttgagtccgagtgcggcgctcgttttggagtgcacctacggagagcctctgcaccgtgggcggcaatcaattctctaaagacagtttgcacgtccgacgcttcgaccggagatacacaatttcttaacccttactgttattaatgtttattgcatgctcgtcatttattggtgcaattatagattactgtattaacataattagttctattacagtTATTACAGAAAGTAATGGTCGATTCCCAACGAAACTGGAAGAAATACCCTCTTATTCCATGTAGTGACCTACTCGATTTCCTTTacctctctataaattataaatgacTATGCGCTCAGTTGTGTGAGATGTCCGAGATACACGGATGCCCTTTTTTTAGAATGTTGAATATGAGCTTTACCATGATACACATAAATCATAAACAATGACTAAATGGTAATTAATACATAAGACTGAAATTGTTGGCAAAAAGGTGACACGCTCGCCCCAACACCCCTGTCAATATGTTATAGGGCCAATACGGatgaggtaaatcacgagtgacTACTAGCCTTGCCTGGGGTGACCAGTCCGATCctacggaagtttcccaccggccactagggtaaatcgggaagctcgCACGGCGGCTAGCCTAGAAGCCCAGTATCCTTTGGTTGCGccccccatttggagaaaaaatttctacaaatacacCATAGCTGGGGATCAAACCACGGGTGCCTGGGTGACAACTTGAATGTCCTACCGCGACACCATAGTCCTGGGAACACATAAGTATGAAATTGAGGTAACAATTTCATACTTGTGATAGCAGAAAGGCAACTACGCTCGCTCACAGCGCACCCACCAACCCGTCCTAAGGTCatcacggaagaggtaaatcacggatagctactagcctttggaataatgactgacATATAAGAGAGACATTTATATCGATTATGTTGAGATTCGAATCCCAAATCTTATGATGATAACACCTCATTACTAAACCGTATCGAGAGGATCAGGTAATTTCATTCTTGTGAAGAGGAGCAAGGTGGAGAGGAAAGAGCTGATGCCATTTGCAAATGCTAATTAATTGAGTATGGATCATGGATAACCAATTATGCGCTACTTAATTAATTACGTATGGATCATGGATAACCAATTATGCGCTACTTAATTAATTACGTATGGATCATGGATAACCAATTATGCGCTGATGGATGGAACCGTACCGTGATGCTAGGAATAAACCATGCGTGAGGGAAAATTAAAATGACTCAAAGGATGCAGCCATCTCGCATATGCCTCCCTCAAATATAATTTGGGGGGAACGAGTCGTGGTAGTGCCGATCAAATAAAACCAGTCGCATGGTGTCCCGCGTTTGCATACTTTGATTAGCGAAGGCCATTAATCTAAAATCCAAGTTATTAGAGTATTTATATTAGATattttattcaaaaattttaccttaaattttagataggataATTATAAAATCTTTACATCAGTTATCCTATCCATTCactaaattatgcatttatgaacagtacttctctaaatttaaggaatgaatttcattccctaaacattatagatgagagagaaaaaatagGAAAACTGATATATGATATATTGAAAagtggatatccaaatttaataaaataaaatttttaccttaaattatatattttggataGAGAAATTGATATAGATACTCATAGTGATCTAATTAATGGAATTTCAAAAGTGATTTAAGAGAACCGATCGAATTAATGGAATTTCAAAAGTGATTTAAGAGAACCGATCGATTGAAGCAGGGGTGTGGCATTAATAGCCGTGTTTAGTAGGTGGCCAGTGTTTGGCGTCGGATAGCGCGAGTCATGAATCATGATCGTTCACTTTAATTAGGTGATATTAATTGCTACGTTTTAGTGATAACTCGAAATTTTAATATGAACATACCACAGAAGTGAAGCCTTTCTTCCCTCTACTTTCTCATGAAACATTGACAACGGTTTCACTTCCCCACATGGTGCCCATCACCTCTATTAGTAAGTCTTAAGGGGGTCATGTTAAAAGAGGAGGTTAGCATTAAGAATCCAACAAAACTCAACATTGTCTCATATATATGTTCTAATATTAATTAAAGAATGAGTGTTGCTATAATTAATACGATTAAAATTGCATAAGgaggcatatatatatatattacgtcACAAGTTGCATGGGATAATTCCCCCTTCAAGCATCTTGTTCTTGCCTCCCTGAATAAATTATTGGATCTAGTGGTGGTGCGAACATCCCTTTTCTTTTTTCCTACTTATGGCTCTTCTTGTAATCCAAATCATCCCTGTTTTTGGATGCACTACTACCACTGGGTTTCAACAGATGCTCACATCCAGTACATCTTTCCTGAAATTTCCCTCACTCGTTTTCAGTATCCGGAATCCGCTCCTCCGGCTTCAGCATCCTATCTTTACTGTCCGTCCTTGATCGATTCCTTGTGAACCGGCTGAGAATCAAGTCCTAAAATCAtcgaatatatataaaataaaatccaTAGAACAAAAAGAGATTGCACAAGTGATggattagtggattacccgttcCTGTTGCTTTAGCTCTCTTTTCTTCTGATTTTTCATAGCAGGTTTTGCCACACTCAACGCGTGCGGTGCTTCACATAGACAATCATCAAATCAGATACATATTCAACAAGTCGATGAGATGATGAGAGGTAGAAAGTCTCAATGCAATCATTCCACCTAAGTggacaacttttctattctccaGTTGCTTCCGCTCCTTCCATGGCATATTGGATGCACCTAAATGAAGAAGGAAATGATTAGTAGCAAAAACATGATTCCATAAGTATAGTTATTAGAATGGTACAATTTATGATTCATATCATATCGAAAAATACAGTTCTTATGTATGAATCAGAAATGGAAAGAACCTAGGcatcttgatgatttggttcatTTTCATATGAATCAATATTAATCTTATTTTATCCAATTAAGAAAGCAAACCTCGAAGAAAGTAAAACCAACACAATGTAAAagtataaagaagaaaaaaaaggataAATTTCATATTATAAAAGTATAAAGGTTAAAGAGAGTGGAATCCGAAAGTGTATAAATAGAAGAATAAATAGTCAATGTGAAGAAGCAGAGTCAATAATAGTGAAAGTAGTAGACCAAGCAACAAACAAACACTGAGAGGAACAAGTCTTGTGAGACAAACACAATGATAGTGAGGGCAAAATAGATAGTAACATAAAAAATCACACCAAATCAAAGTCAATCTTCCATTAATTGACAATGACTTTTTTATATAAAGAACCTTTAATGAAGAAATTTCTTATTGCTAATGTCATTTCAATTCTTTGGGAATTTACTGGAACGATACGAATAATAATATGGCCATCAATGTAAGATATGAACTTATATACTTTATCATGAATAGCATCATCTTACTCCCTCTTGCTATAAAagtaatattatattattttactatgatttcaaaattattctaaaaaacaATTAGCAATTCAAAATTTCTCGAAAAACATTCACAATATGAATCTCAATTTGATAACcttgttgattttttttataggTAATAGATTTAAAAAGATTCAGATGGCCACTACTTATTAATAACTTTATAATTCAAAGCACCATACCCAAGTCTTCAATGTCTTTAAATATCTTCCTGATGTCAATCTCTTCACTCTCACTGTCCTGGTCAGCAGATTCATTTGTAACTGGCCTACTATACATATTGGCAAGGTTTCCTGActgaaaaagacaaaaaaaaaaaaaaaaagagaagagttGATCTAGGCAAAGAGAAACCAACTGAGATGACACAAACAATCATAAATACAAAAGATGCTGCAGGATCATATATGGGTATGATTCAAAGGATAGGTTCTATCAATAAATGGATGAAATATTAAAACCAAGGACATTTAGTAGGTTTATAGAAGTAATCAACTGATCATACTtggattaattaataaaaaaaatcagagaACACAATTCATGTGACCATATAGAAAGACTcacaaaaatagaatccatgtcCTTCCAGAATTATGAAGATAGAATCATATCATACCAGGAAATTTCATTTCTCACTAGCAATTGAACCAGAATGAGATTTACGACCATGAGAATtcgaaggagcataaacaacctCAGCCTCTCCTGCTGTGACACGTTCTCTATTACACGCTCACTTCTTGTACCATCATTTTCTGCAATCCTTGAATCTCACATGTACTTATAGAACGTTACCTAACTCGTAGATCTTGCTTCCTACTCGCGGATACGTTTCCTTTCTCATGTAAAGGTgttttcttctagaataattcgTTTCATTAACTGAACGAGCTATCTTTCATTCTGTGGGTACTTTTTTGTGCGTGGATTCTTGGTTTTGTAGGATTGAACATggcttttttagtttttttttattgccTTGGTGAATGTTGGTGTTTCTTGTTGCAATGCACGTTGTCTGTTTATTTTCAATGTTTGATAGAAGTTTGTATTAAACAGGGCACGTTGTGCCTGTTGGATTTATTTAAGTGGCATGATAAACAAATTTATTATATTGTGATTGAGTAGTGGATATTATATGCATATTGTCTATACCCTTGTAGGTTAGAGGGCCAAAAAGGTTTAGTGAGATTTAGGGTGAAGCCTTATAAGGTTGTAGCTTATGGATGAAGCATAGATGATCTATGGTCAGTGACCTGTTAATGATCAAGTCTGGTCGATGCCCACTTATAGAGGTATAGGTCAAGGTTGAATCAGGTGTAGGCATAGTGGATGAGAAgcccatttctttttttttttttcgtttaTATTCTTCTACTTGTGTTGATTCTACATTACCTGTGAGCTGCAGTGCTATCCTTTTTCATGTTCATGAATTTATGATCAATGCACAATTTTGGGAATTACATGATCATAAAATCCTTAATTAtgcgattatatatatatattatttttgactTCTTCATATCACTTGAATGTAAAACAATCTCCATTGCAACAAGACCAAGATTAAGCTCTCCTAATAGTGCCATTATGCAAGATTTGAATCCCCTGATCTTTGGCGGGAAGCCCTTTGAATCTAACTCATTTACTACTAGGGCAAACCTATTAGTGATTTTGCAATTAATTTGATACACATAAATTAGGAGCTTCAGTACTTTTTACACCAATACATTTAGTTTGCATGATGGATGCCACAATTTGAGGCATATGAAACAGAAACTCTAAACTAATCAATCTTTTTGGCATTTTTTTTAGAATCAGATTGGGCATCATTTGAATTAAGGAACAACCAGTTCATTAGTCTGATTCTCACTTAAAACCTCGATTTTCAGTTCTAGTTAAATCAGGTGATTTTTGGGCATTTTTCTATAAATGCTTCATGTTTGCTCAcctttctaaaatattttatcGGCCTCTTTTGTTACCTTAGCTATACAAATGACACATCTAAATTATGCCACTTTATTAGTTCAACATAATTCTTATAGTAATATACAAGATAAAAAAGATTAATTACCCAAGTTTATTTGTTCATGTTTCACATTCCTTGAACTGTGGCACTGACTACATCAACAAAATATATAGGCAATGTTTGAAAATTGGACTATTGATAGGATTGGTGGAACTGGTTGACTCGAAATAACACCATAATTATACCTAAATTCTTACAATACATGTAACAAACAATCTTACTCTTTATGTTTTTGGTGATAAGGTTACTACGTGTATAAAGTTGGTGATAAATATTTGTTTTCTGATATAAAAAATATGATCAATAAAGTTTTGAAGAAGGTAGTGAGAGATTGGGAGCAGTGGGACTTGCTGACGATTAAGAGGCAAAAGTAGTGTAAGCTAAATGAGAGCAGAACATTAAGAAAGGCTAACATACCAGTTCAATGATTGATCAACAAGATTGCTACCTTGATTACTAAACTCAGGAAGAAATTAGTAAGGAAATCACCACAGTGACAACAAAGTTAGCATACCTTTGATACACATCTTTGTATACCTTCCACTCGATAAAACCTGCAACCAAAGTTTTGGTCCTTGAGTAAGAATAAGGCTGCTAAGCTTCTGGATAGCTTCAACAATCCTAATGTgtgaaaataaatacataaattagCACATATCTACAAAATCCTGAAAAAACATTAATTGGTTTTATTAAGTAATTTATGCATTGGTTCTAGGACATGATAACAGATACCTAATCACAGTAAAAACTCCAGAAGTTAAAAGAATTCCACAAATCAACACGTGATCCTCTATTTTTCATGTGCAAACCATTTAATACTTTTAGGAAGAAAGAACTGACCCAAAAAATATATACTTCAAACCAATGCAGCTACAGATGCTTAAGGGAGCGGCAGCAGCAAAGGAACGGGCGGCGACAGCGAGGAAGGGAACGGGCGGCGACAGCGAGGAAGGGAACGGGCGGCGACAGCGAGGAAGGAAACGGGCGGCGGCGGCGACAGAGAGGGATCAGCGGCAGGGAGGGAACAGGCGGCGGCGGCAGCAGC is a window encoding:
- the LOC121981253 gene encoding uncharacterized protein LOC121981253 isoform X2, with product MYSRPVTNESADQDSESEEIDIRKIFKDIEDLGASNMPWKERKQLENRKVVHLAPHALSVAKPAMKNQKKRELKQQERPVHKESIKDGQ
- the LOC121981253 gene encoding uncharacterized protein LOC121981253 isoform X1 — its product is MYSRPVTNESADQDSESEEIDIRKIFKDIEDLGASNMPWKERKQLENRKVVHLAPHALSVAKPAMKNQKKRELKQQERDLILSRFTRNRSRTDSKDRMLKPEERIPDTENE